From Perognathus longimembris pacificus isolate PPM17 chromosome 4, ASM2315922v1, whole genome shotgun sequence, one genomic window encodes:
- the Smim39 gene encoding small integral membrane protein 39, with protein MAKGPQPRRGPATQGSALRALLRCNLPPGAQRVVVSAVLVLLVLVNVVLIFLLAFR; from the coding sequence ATGGCCAAGGGCCCCCAACCCCGACGCGGCCCTGCGACGCAAGGAAGCGCCCTGCGAGCCCTGCTGCGCTGCAACCTGCCCCCGGGCGCGCAGCGAGTGGTGGTCTCCGCGGTGCTGGTGCTCCTCGTCCTCGTCAACGTCGTGCTGATCTTCCTGCTGGCCTTCCGCTGA